The DNA region CTTCTCACAGGACTTTGATGAAGTTTTTGGGGAGGGAAAACCAAAAAGCTTTAGTCCAAGTTCTGCTGGCTGGTGGGAACTGGAAGAAAGGAGAAATGTTTGCAAACCCCTTGAGGAATTTTACAAAATCAAAGCTGTGCTGTTGCCTCACCTGTTCTTCTTCCTCCTGCTTGCCACAACAGATTGCATTTAAAATGTACCTGGGCATCACTCCGAGCATCACCAACTGGAGTCCTGGGGGTGACGAGTTCTCCCTGATCTTGGAAAACAACCCCTTGGTGGACTTTGTGGAGCTCCCTGACAACCACTCAACCCTCATCTACTCCAACCTGCTCTGTGGGGTGCTGCGAGGTGCCCTGGAGATGGTGAGCCACATCTCCCTTCCCTTGGGGTGGGTGTATGGGCAGCCAGGTGTCAGCAGATGCTTTAATTCTGGTCAGTTTGTGATTTCTGGGTTTGAAACTCATTCCCAGgagaagggcagagctgcaggagcacttGGCTGCTGTTATGTGTGGCAGCTGAGGCCCAGAGCTGGTGCCTGAGCCCTTTCAGCTCATCACCCAAGTTTAAGCACATCTCCCTGAGTTTGTGTGAAGCTCCAAAATCCTCACTCTGCAACTGCTGTGAGCTCTAGCTGGGAATTGGTTGGGACAGGAGAACAGCTGTGTCTCAAATTTAGGGCTTTGTAGAGCCCTGTATGTCATGTCATGCCCTTAGAGCCCTAAAGCTGGTGCTCCAGGATCattcagcccctggagaagctgctgtgagcaggaagttaccagctcctctctgctcttCCCTCATTAGGTGCAGATGGCTGTGGATGTGAAGTTTGTCCAGGACACCCTGAAGGGCGACAGCGTCACAGAAATAAGGATGAAATTCATCAGGAGGATTGAAGACAACCTTCCAGCTGGGGAAGAGTGAACCACAGCCCCATCTCCCTGGGGACTGGAGGGACCAGCTGGGTTTGGCCATTAGCTTTCCTCACAGATCCACAGGgatctcctgcccctgcccactcAGACTGACTCACTGACTGTCTCAGATGTTGTTTTCTTCTACTCTCACTTCCATCCTCTGTAGAAGATGATTGTCTGGTTGCTGTTTATTTCCCAGGTTCATTCTGAAGCTTTTTCATCAGGTGATGTCcttttccctccccctgggggCTTCCTAAGCTCAGTTTCCAGTTGTGACCTGGGCTGTGTGACAACAACTGCTCAGACTCCAGGAGAGCTCCGGTCTCTTCACATCGGTGTCGGAGGGCCAGAATTGGAGACCAAGCTACAAGAGCCCACTGATTCCCTGCTAAACCCCATCCTTCCTTAAATGAGGTGTTTAAAATCCATTTGGAGATGTGTGTAGTGTTTCTGTAGATCAAACTGGCTTCCTGCACTTGATTCTTGCAAGCTTGGTCCAAAGGGGTGGCTGGGGAGAGCTGCTGgcaccagggcaggggctgctctgctcagggggcTGTGGCACCACAGAAATCTGGGAGTCCCATGGCCTTTCCATTGTCCCTTCCCTCAAGGTGAGAAGCCTCACCTCTGGAGGGGAGGAGATCAAACTCCAGTGGAGCAGCAGGAACTATTTTACATGGAGAAAGAATGGCTAAAATGGCATTGGTGCTCCAcagtgggcacagcccagggctgcaggaggagtcATGGAGTGAGGACCAAACTCAGGCTGAGGCCTGGGAGGTGTTAAAGACATTTCAGGCTCTGTTCTGATGTTGGGGGATGTAAAGGCTGCAAGGTGTGAAGGCAGTGCTGGGGTTTGTTCTCTCTCACTGGTGTTCAGTAGAATTTCCCAGTTACTTGACCTGTGGCACTTGCTGCTctcaaaaataaatacataaagaagTATTAGGTAACAAAAAACAAGAGATTGGAGCATCAGCTTCCTCTGCCACCACTCTGCCATCCTCTAGAGAGCACAGTCAAGCATTGGGTTCCCAAATCACTTTACATAGCATGAAGGCACAGCCCCTGGAGGTCTCATGAGCTCCAGAATTTGTGTTGGTTGATGCCTGAATGTGAGGTGAGGGAGAGCAACCCAgtgcttgtgctgctcttttttgtcttttctggGGGAATGTAGGGTCATCTGGCATTGaatggctgtccctgtccctttttGGCCCCAAAGAGTCCCTTTGGATGCCCTGTGTGACACGTGCCCTGTGAAGGGACAGTGAGTGGCTGTAAGAGCAGTCAGAGGCATGGCAGtggcccagcagtgccaggtggCTGTTGGTGGCAGAAGTGCCACATGGTCACGTTGCAGAGCTCCAAACCATCCCTTATTTCTCATTGTTGACCATTCCAAGTCACTTTAGAGCTGCATTTTAGGAGCAATTGCATTAAAAGAATCACGGTGTCAGTTCTTTGGTCTCCTCTCGCCTGTGTTCTGGTGGTGGGTGCTGGCAGGGTGACAGTGGTgacagggtgcccagggctggcagggtgaCAGCAGCACTGCCCCAAGAATTCCTGGCTGCTGGTGGGCCTGCAAGCTGCTGCCTGGAGGAGCCTGCCCAGCATTTCACCACAGAGGGACTGGGGGCAGACACTCAGTGTGGCTGGCTTGGGGTCTGTGAATC from Melospiza melodia melodia isolate bMelMel2 chromosome 27, bMelMel2.pri, whole genome shotgun sequence includes:
- the TRAPPC3 gene encoding trafficking protein particle complex subunit 3 isoform X2, whose amino-acid sequence is MNSELFTLTYGALVTQLCKDYENDDDVNKQLDKMGYNIGVRLIEDFLARSNVGRCHDFRETADVIAKIAFKMYLGITPSITNWSPGGDEFSLILENNPLVDFVELPDNHSTLIYSNLLCGVLRGALEMVQMAVDVKFVQDTLKGDSVTEIRMKFIRRIEDNLPAGEE
- the TRAPPC3 gene encoding trafficking protein particle complex subunit 3 isoform X1 — encoded protein: MSRQGGRGTESKKMNSELFTLTYGALVTQLCKDYENDDDVNKQLDKMGYNIGVRLIEDFLARSNVGRCHDFRETADVIAKIAFKMYLGITPSITNWSPGGDEFSLILENNPLVDFVELPDNHSTLIYSNLLCGVLRGALEMVQMAVDVKFVQDTLKGDSVTEIRMKFIRRIEDNLPAGEE